The Pleurodeles waltl isolate 20211129_DDA chromosome 6, aPleWal1.hap1.20221129, whole genome shotgun sequence genome has a segment encoding these proteins:
- the PPCS gene encoding phosphopantothenate--cysteine ligase isoform X1, translating to MADTVGSLGMDFPPPPAGIERSAQLMREFATRHGAESRRVVLVTSGGTKVPLESRTVRFLDNFSSGWRGAVSAESFLEAGYAVIFLHRHRSMSPYSRRFTALSWLDALRLVPGEDCCQRVEAEQSLLPGIVPVLERYQQVRQEGTLLFVEFGTLSDYLHLLRAAAEALNPLGSCAMFYLAAAVSDFYIPASEMPEHKIQSSSGPLQITMKMVPKMLAPLVKDWAPEAFVISFKLETDATLLIPRARKALETYRHQVVVANLLDTRRSSVVVVTSNSESSISISESEAEGGVEIEEKIVGDLKTRHTCFIEK from the exons ATGGCGGACACTGTGGGGTCCCTGGGGATGGATTTCCCTCCGCCACCGGCCGGGATAGAACGTTCCGCCCAACTTATGCGGGAGTTCGCGACACGACACGGGGCAGAGAGCAGGCGGGTGGTGCTGGTGACCTCTGGTGGTACCAAGGTGCCCCTGGAGTCCCGCACTGTCCGCTTCCTGGATAACTTCAGCAGCGGCTGGCGCGGCGCCGTGTCCGCAGAGAGTTTCTTGGAAGCCGGCTATGCAGTCATTTTCCTGCACCGCCACCGCTCCATGAGCCCCTACAGTCGGCGCTTCACGGCGCTCAGCTGGCTGGATGCGCTGCGGCTGGTGCCGGGAGAAGATTGCTGCCAGCGGGTTGAGGCCGAGCAGAGTCTGCTGCCCGGTATTGTGCCGGTGCTGGAGCGCTACCAGCAGGTGCGGCAAGAAGGCACTCTGCTTTTCGTGGAGTTCGGCACTCTGTCCGACTACCTGCATTTGCTGCGGGCCGCCGCCGAGGCGCTCAACCCCTTGG GTTCTTGTGCAATGTTTTACCTGGCGGCAGCTGTGTCTGATTTTTACATTCCAGCATCCGAAATGCCAGAGCATAAAATTCAGTCATCCAGTGGACCTTTGCAG ATAACAATGAAGATGGTACCAAAAATGCTGGCCCCTTTGGTTAAAGACTGGGCTCCTGAAGCTTTTGTTATCTCTTTCAAATTGGAAACTGATGCCACACTTTTGATTCCTCGTGCAAGAAAAGCTTTGGAAACGTACCGTCACCAGGTTGTTGTGGCAAACCTCCTTGATACACGGAGATCTTCTGTTGTTGTGGTGACCAGCAACTCAGAGTCCAGCATTTCCATTTCTGAAAGTGAAGCAGAAGGCGGCGTGGAAATAGAGGAGAAGATTGTGGGGGATCTTAAAACGCGCCACACGTGTTTTATAGAGAAATAA
- the PPCS gene encoding phosphopantothenate--cysteine ligase isoform X2 has protein sequence MFYLAAAVSDFYIPASEMPEHKIQSSSGPLQITMKMVPKMLAPLVKDWAPEAFVISFKLETDATLLIPRARKALETYRHQVVVANLLDTRRSSVVVVTSNSESSISISESEAEGGVEIEEKIVGDLKTRHTCFIEK, from the exons ATGTTTTACCTGGCGGCAGCTGTGTCTGATTTTTACATTCCAGCATCCGAAATGCCAGAGCATAAAATTCAGTCATCCAGTGGACCTTTGCAG ATAACAATGAAGATGGTACCAAAAATGCTGGCCCCTTTGGTTAAAGACTGGGCTCCTGAAGCTTTTGTTATCTCTTTCAAATTGGAAACTGATGCCACACTTTTGATTCCTCGTGCAAGAAAAGCTTTGGAAACGTACCGTCACCAGGTTGTTGTGGCAAACCTCCTTGATACACGGAGATCTTCTGTTGTTGTGGTGACCAGCAACTCAGAGTCCAGCATTTCCATTTCTGAAAGTGAAGCAGAAGGCGGCGTGGAAATAGAGGAGAAGATTGTGGGGGATCTTAAAACGCGCCACACGTGTTTTATAGAGAAATAA